AATGAAGCTCGGAACTCCATTAATGAGGCTCAGAACTCCGTTAATCAAAATCAATGACCAATGCCCAATTTAATTGCAACCTTTAACAAAGGACTAATTGTATCTTGTCAAGCACCTGTTGATTCTCCACTACATCAACCGCTAGTAATTGCCGCAATGGCACAAGCTGCTGAAAACAACGGTGCTATGGGCGTGCGCATAGATACTCCAAATCATATCAGCGCGGTGCGTGCCAGTGTGAAAGTGCCAATTATTGGGCTATGGAAGCAAGTAATCGCTGGCTTTGATGTCTACATTACACCCCAGTTTCACCATGCTCAGGCTGTGGCGCAAGCAGGCGCAGACATTATCGCCATTGATGCAACAACGAGAAGCCGTCCGGGTAATGAAAATTTAGCAGAGATAATTGCCCAAATTCATCAGGAATTAAATAAGCCAGTGATGGCAGATATCGATACAATTGAGGCGGCAAAAGCAGCAGCAGACGCTGGAGCAGATATTGTGGGAACAACTCTTTTTGGTTACACTGCCTCAACCAAACATCTTCAACCTCCTGGTTGGGAACTCCTGAGCCAGATGGTAGAACAGCTAAATATTCCCGTAATTTGTGAAGGTGGAATTGCTTCACCCCAAATGGCTCGTAAAGCTTTAGATTTGGGAGCTGATGCTGTTGTTGTTGGCACTGCAATCACTGGTATTGACATCCAAGTCAGAGCCTATAAATCAGCGCTGAGTTCAGAAGAATTATGAAAATACTTGTACTGAATGCCGGATCTAGTAGTCAAAAAAGTTGTCTGTATGACATAAATGATGATGCTTTACCCAAGCAAGCACCTCAACCGCTGTGGGAAGGCAAAGTCAACTGGACTCAAGATAGAGGCGTAGCAGAAATTCAAGTGAAAACGGCTACAGGTGAAGTGCTGCAAGAATCAATCTATGCAGATTCTCGCCAAGCTCATGTTACCTATATGCTCTACACTCTAACTCGCGGTGCTACTAAAGTAATTGGTCAGCTATCGGAAATTGATGTAGTCGGTCATCGTGTAGTGCATGGCGGACAAAATTACCGCAATAGTACGGTGATTACTGAAGATGTTAAAAAAGCGATCGCTCAATTAGCTACCCTAGCTCCCGCCCATAATCCGGCGGCGGTGGAAGGAATGGAAGCGATTGAAAAAAGCTTGGGTTCAGTCAAGCAGGTGGCGGTATTTGATACCGGATTTCATGCCACTATCCCCGATGCAGCTGCAGTTTACCCCGGCCCTTATGAATGGGTGGAACAAGGTATCCGTCGCTATGGGTTTCATGGCATCAGTCACCAATACTGCGCTCAACGTGCTGCTGATATCCTCGGCAAAGATTTAGCATCCTTGCGATTAATTACTTGTCATTTAGGTAATGGTTGCTCTTTAGCTGCAATTAAAAACGGTCGCAGCGTTGATACTACTATGGGCTTCACTCCCTTAGATGGTGTGATGATGGGCAGTCGTTCTGGTTCAGTAGATCCGGGAATTCTGATTTACCTATTACGACAATCTAATTATTCTGCTGAAAGGCTGGATTATGTTCTGAATAAAGCTTCTGGCTTACGTGGTATTTCTGGAGTATCCAGCGATTTACCGCAAGTCATGGAAGCGATCGCCGAAGGTAATTATCGTGCCCAACTTGCTTGGGATATCTACGTACATCGCTTGCGTTCTGGGATTGGTTCGATGCTTGCCAGTTTGGGGGGACTAGATGCTTTAGTATTTACCGCAGGTGTGGGTGAAAAATCCCCCGGAATTCGCCAAGCTGTCTCAGAAGCCTTTGGTTTCCTAGGGTTGAAAATCGACCCAGAGAAGAATCAAAACAACCCTGTCGATATTGATATTGCCACCCCAGAATCAGCAGTGCGGGTATTGGCGATTCATACTCAGGAAGATTGGGCGATCGCTCAACAATGTTGGCAAATTTTGCAAAAGTAAAAAATTGCACTCAAAATAGTACCTTTGCGATTCTCTGCGTTGCCATTAACCTTGGCTGGTTGATTTAGGGTGTGCTGTAATTATAGATACATAACAACAGCCCTTAACTCAAAAGGTTAATCAAGCATCATGTTCGCTCAATATCGTCAAACTATAGGTGCATTTTTAACAGTTTGTTTGTGTATGCTAGGTGTTGGCTCAATGCAATATCCCCAACTACAAAAACTGTTAAGAAGTCGAGAAACTATTACCTTGGAAAGTCTAGAAGGGGAAATTAAAGCAGAACAAGTTCGGCTAAATCTGATCAAGCAAACGCCTAGTTTTGGTTACGATAACTTAATTGCCGATTGGGTATATATCAATTTTTTGCAATACTTTGGCGACGATGAAGCACGTGCCAAAACAGGTTACAGTTTTAGTCCAGAATATTTTGAAGTCATTCTCGAACGCGATCCAAAATTTTTAGCTGCTTATTTGGGTCTATCTACTAGTACTTCTATGTATGCTGGTCTACCCGAACGCTCTATAGACATAATGCAACAAAGTTTAAAATTTTTATCGCCGAAAGTACCTGAAAAGTCTTATTATGCATGGCGGTACAAAGGCATAGATGAATTATTATTTTTGGGGAGTTCTCAAGCTGCCAAGCACTCTTTTGTCAAAGCTGCTGATTGGGCTAGCCAATCTTCAGACGAAGAAAGCAAGCTGATAGCTCATATTTCTCAGAGAACTGCTCAATTCCTCAATCATAATCCTAATAGCAAAAAAGCTAGAATTTCTACATGGACAATGGTATTAAATAACGGAGTTGATGACAAAACTCGTAAACGAGCAATCAGAGAAATCGAGGCGTTAGGAGCTAAAGTAGTCTCTACTCCTGAAGGTTACAAAATTATCCCGCCTGCAAAAGATTAGTAATTGGTCAAGAGTCAAGACTCATAAGTTATACCAATTTGAAAAAAGAATGCGAAAGATTGTAGGGGCACGGCACTGCCGTGACCTCTAGAATATTATTGATGTGTCGCTTCTCCCTTGTTCTCCTTACCTGTACTCTCGATCTCCCTACTTCTCCATCACCTTGTTGAGGTTAGTCTTATTCATTGGTACAACGGCAAATTAATTCAATCCCAATCCTTAGAGTTAGATATTCACGATCCGGGGTTGCTTTACGGGGCGACAATTTTTACTACCATGCGGGTTTATGAGAACTCGCTCGATAGTAGGTTAACTCACTGGCTGTTGCATTGCGATCGCTTGCAATTATCACTCAAAACTTTTGGCTGGGAACAACCAGATTGGCAGTGGGTACGTGAAGGTGCAGAAATTCTTCTTACCCGCTTCCCAATTCTCAGAATTACCCTGTTTCCCGATGGTAGGGAGTGGATAACGGGTAGGTCGTTACCAGAGGATTTGACCGAAAAACAAACAAATGGTATCGTTTGCGCCGTTGCTAGTGTGGAATTATCTCGCAGTCTCCCTTCTCATAAAACTGGGAACTACCTGAGTGCTTGGTTAGCCAAGACTAATAGCCAAAAGCTAAATGCTCAAGAAGCGATTTTAGTAGATGGGGCAGGAAATTGGCTAGAAACCAGTACAGGCAACCTTTGGGGATGGCAAGATGGCTGTTGGTGGACGCCGCCTCTAGCTGTGGGGATTTTGCCCGGAATTATGCGATCGCAACTTGTTCAATGGCTGCAATCCCAGCAGCAACAAGTGAAAGAAGAACCTTGGACAGTGGATTTAGTGAAACAATTTGAAGCGATCGCTTATAGCAACAGTGTAGTGGAAATCGTCCCGATTCATACCGTTAAGCAGCCCGCAGGATCGTTAGAATATAATCCTCACCATCCTAAATATGAAATAATCCGGAGTTTTTTTAGCATGACAACGTCACCAATTTGGTATACGTTAAGATAAGTTAACATAATTCTTAAAAATGTCCTCTCTTTCTGAGAAGTTAGGCGATCGCACAAAAAATATTAGGAGGATTCACCTCAGTGAATAAAAGATGGAGAAATGCGGGGCTGTACGCGCTGCTTTTTATAGTTGTCATAGCTTTAGGTACAGCATTCTTTGACAAGCAGCCTCAAAGCAGAGAACCATTACGCTACAGCCAGTTTATTCAAGAAGTTGAAAAAGGCAGAATAGATAAAGTCAGTTTAAGTGCAGACCGTTCTACAGCTTTGGTGACATCCAGAGACGGTAACAAAAAGGTAGTGACCTTAGTCAATGACCCTGACTTAATTAATACTCTTACTGCAAAAGGCGTTGATATTTCCGTATTGCCGCAAACCGATGAAGGATTTTGGTTTAAGGCACTTAGCAGCTTATTTTTCCCAGTATTACTTCTAGTTGGCTTATTCTTTTTGCTACGCCGCGCCCAAAGCGGCCCTGGTAGCCAAGCAATGAACTTTGGTAAATCCAGAGCCAGAGTGCAAATGGAACCACAAACCCAAGTAACATTCGGTGATGTTGCTGGTATTGACCAAGCCAAGCTGGAACTAAACGAAGTTGTAGACTTTCTCAAAAACGCCGATCGCTTTACCGCAGTTGGTGCCAAGATTCCCAAAGGTGTACTGCTAGTTGGCCCTCCAGGTACAGGTAAAACCCTTCTCGCTCGTGCTGTTGCTGGTGAAGCAGGCGTACCTTTCTTCTCTATCTCCGGTTCTGAGTTTGTGGAAATGTTTGTGGGTGTTGGTGCTTCCCGCGTCCGTGACTTATTCGAGCAAGCTAAATCTAACGCTCCTTGTATCGTCTTCATTGATGAAATTGACGCTGTAGGTCGTCAACGGGGTGCAGGTTTAGGTGGTGGTAACGACGAACGCGAACAAACCCTCAACCAGCTGCTCACAGAAATGGACGGCTTTGAAGGTAACACCGGTATCATCATTATTGCTGCTACCAACCGTCCCGACGTACTAGACGCAGCGTTGTTACGTCCCGGTCGTTTCGACCGTCAAGTTGTCGTAGACCGTCCCGACTATGCTGGACGCAGTGAAATCCTCAAAGTTCACGCCCGTGGTAAGACCTTAGCCAAGGATGTAGACTTAGATAAAATCGCTCGTCGTACCCCTGGTTTTACCGGTGCAGATTTATCCAACCTGTTAAACGAAGCCGCAATTTTGGCAGCACGGCGGAATTTAACCGAAATTTCAATGGATGAAATCAACGATGCGATCGATCGCGTATTAGCTGGCCCAGAGAAGAAAGACCGGGTAATGAGCGAAAAGCGCAAAACCTTAGTCGCATATCACGAAGCCGGTCACGCCTTAGTTGGTGCGTTGATGCCCGACTATGATCCAGTACAAAAGATTAGCATTATTCCTCGCGGTCGTGCTGGTGGTTTAACCTGGTTTACTCCTAGCGAAGACCGGATGGATACTGGCTTGTACAGCCGCGCTTATCTAGAAAATCAGATGGCGGTGGCTTTAGGCGGTCGGTTGGCTGAAGAACTAATCTTTGGTGAAGAAGAAGTTACCACAGGTGCTTCTAACGACCTACAACAAGTCGCACGTGTTGCTCGTCAGATGGTGACACGCTTTGGTATGAGTGATAAACTCGGGCCTGTAGCCCTTGGTCGCCAGCAAGGCAATATGTTCCTCGGTCGCGATATCATGTCAGAGCGCGATTTCTCTGAAGAAACTGCTGCCGCGATTGATGAAGAAGTTCGCAAACTCGTAGATGTAGCTTACACTCGCGCTAAAGAAGTGCTAGTGAATAACCGTCACATTTTAGATGAAATCGCGCAAATGCTGGTTGATAAAGAAACCGTAGATGCCGATGAACTGCAAGAAATTTTGGCAAATAATGATGTGAAAACTGCCGCTTTTGCATAAGCAGTTTTAGCTGAAATTTAACATTTAAAATTGGGGTAATTCGGGAATTTTCTGGGATTACCCCAATTTTTTATTCAAATTAGACTGAATACAAAATTTGCTTCTAATGTGAATTTGAAAATGCTAAAAACCTAATGTTTTCAAGCTATGTTTTGTTAATATGTCAGCACTTACAGAATCTTTACAAAGAATTTTGAAATGGTTAAAACTGAACTACCCAAAAGTTTCTTCATTTCACTATGCTGGATTGACAAATGAACAGATTGAAGAGCTAACTAAAGATTTACCTTTCAGGCTGACCAAAGAAGTTTATGAGCTTTATCAGTGGAGTAACGGAACTTTGCATGGTGATGGTTTTTTCCCTTTTTTAGTTTTCTACTCTTTACAGGAATCTTTGGATTTTTACTATTGCACTGTCAAGTATGAAACAGATGATAATCTTCTTATGAGTCCCCGTAACAGCTTGATTATCTTCAGTTGGTATAAATCATTTTTTTATATAGTTTGCGATAACCAAGAAAAAGAATCTTCTCCTATTTGGTTAGTGCATATGGGTGCTGAACCTGTAATATGCTATACAAGCTTAACAAATTTAATGTTAATGATTGCTGAATGCTATGAAACAGGTGCTTACTACATCAATCAAGAAGGGTTTTTAGAAGAAGATAGAGCAAAATCAGCTTCAATTTTTTGTAAATACAATCCTGGTATTAAAAACGGCATGATGGAGAAGAGTTACTATGACAACAAGCATAAATAGATTTACAACTTATGATTAGTAATGTCATAGATGCAAGATTTTAATGAAACACTCATAACTCAGACAAGAGTTTGATAGATAAAACTTTATAACCAGCACCTTGATGTATACATTGCCCATTACTATCCAAAGGGCAAGCAGCTTCATTGGATGCAGGACGAGTTCCTTCTACATAAACTGCTCTTATTTCAACTTCTTGCTGATGCAAAGATTGTAATTTTTCATAAGAAACCTTTTCAGAAGGACGCAGCACTAACCGGCTGGAAGGTTTCAAATTTGTAATTAGAAAAAACTCTTCTCCTAGATAAGCTTGCACTGACATTACAGGAGGAATTTTTTCATAAATTAATTTTCCGCGGAAAGTTTGTATTTTTGATATCATTAAATTTTCAGATGCTGTTTGTAAGTTGGAAGTTCCAGAAGAAGAAACAGGACAAGCATCAGCAGTCTCACTCCAAATCAGAAAAATACTAACTACAGTTCCCACAAACAAAAATCTTTTTAAATATTTAGTTAACATAAGCAGTGACTTTGGCAGTAGCGATTGTAGTAATCAAATTTACTCAAATTTTGGCACAGCTAGAAAAAAATGAGAGGTAATTTAAATCACCTCTCATTTTTCTAAGTTATTGAAAATTCCTTAACACAACATATCTTCTAATTGAGCATTAGACGAATATGTCAAGAAGCAAGTGCTACTTCTACTAATTGTTGTAATTCGCCTTTCTGATACAGTTCAATTAAGATATCTGAACCACCAATAAATTCCCCATCAATAAATACTTGGGGAATTGTTGGCCAGTTGGAATATTCTTTAATTCCTTGACGAATTTCGGAGTCTGAAAGAACATCAACAGTCTCGAAGGGAACCCCTAACGTATTCAGAATTTGGACAACGTTGTTGGAGAAACCACATTGAGGCATCAACTTGGTTCCCTTCATGAAAACCAAAATCTTGTTTTGTTGTACTAAGTTGTCAATTTTCTCTTTGAGTTCTGGCGTCATTGTTTTTCTGTTTCCTACTTTTGCTTATAGTCGAGAGGAGCCAGTCCAGTTAGTCCATCGCTGCGACTGGCATTCAACAGTCAGTATTAAACTACTAAGAAGCGGCTGTTGCTTGCCAAGCTTCGGGAGTATAAGTTTTTACTGCCAGAGCATGAATCGCTTCAGTTGACATAGCTTGCCGCAACGCACCGTACACTAACTGGTGTTGTTGCACCAGTCTCTTGTCTGCAAACTGCGATGAAACTACTGTCACTTGATAGTGGTCTCCACCACCAGTCAAATCTTGCACCTGAACCACGGCGTCTGGCAGTTCCGCTTTGATCATTTCCTCAACCTGCTGCGGACTAATCATCGCAATTCCTGAAAAAAACTTCTTTTCTATTATTAACAGATATAGAGCGATCGCCTTTACTACTTGCAAGCTTTTGACAAGCTTTAAGCATAGACGCGCTCTAGGCACGTGTTTTGAGAATAGCTAAAAATATGGCAGATGATTACATCTTACCATTAGGGCATTCACAAGCTACGGCTACCACAAAAGGGATTATTGGCTAAATTTGATTATTTTTGGGATGAAGAAGAACTACCACCTTGTCGGGGATAGGGTGCATCAACAAAACCTAACTCATATAACTGTTGGTAGGCTTTCTTACCTAAGTCTCGTGTTGGGCTTTGGCTCTTGATAATTTGGATTAGCAAAGGTACGGCTAATTCTGATTGATTTTGTGCCCGATGTACCAGTGCCAATCTATAGGTGGCTTCATCTCGCAATTGGGCAGACTGTCGGGCTTTTTCCCGCTGAGAATCAGAGACTCTGAGGTCAATTCCCGAAAAACTAGAGTTGAGATCCTGATAAAAATTAGAAAGTTGATTGAAAACCTGACGGGCTTCTTGGAGTTTCTTCGCCGCTACATCATATTTTTGACTAGAAACAGCACTTTCTGCTTCTTTGAGCAGACGCTGCCCACTTTCCATGCTTAATAGGGTACTATTTTGCGCTACAGGACGCAAGTTATTGGGATTGTTGGGATCGATAGGTTGCGGTTGGTTATTGCTCGGTAGCTGGATTACTTGAGCGCTAACAGGCGATAGCAGACTGAGGCCTGCTATGAGTGATAAAGAAGTGAAGCGAATCCAGGGAACAGCTGCTGCTAGGTTCATGGGATCAATTTGTGCGACAAATATATAAAAAGTAATGGAAACTTCGGGTATCTTAACTCTGTTTTCGTCTTTGACCAAGCAAAGCAACACAGTAGGTTTCTCTGTTTTAGACTGAAAATCACCCTAATTGAGTTCCCTTAGCCTCTAATCATAGTATCTAAAAGTGTTCCTATGAACGATCCCGTCAATTCCTCTAATTATACCAATACAGGTATACCAACTAGTAATCTGGGCATGGTATTACAACGCGGTGGTGAAGAATTAATTTTAGAAAAGGCTTTGGATCGTTTCAGTGTCCGTTTGGTTAATGATATTTCTCTCCAGGCATTATCTCAGGTTAGTTGGGGTACTTGGCAGCGCAGCATTCCCCAAGCACGGCTAGAAATTTTTACTGTTGCACCTAACCAGTTAGAAACTGCAATGTCCCAAGCACGTGCTGACCAAAATGTTGCTTTTGCCAGCCATATTTACAAACTTAAAGATAATCCTGGAACCTTTGTTTATCTCAGCGATCGAATTACAATTCAATTTGCCACTGATGTTGATCAGGCTAGAATAAATGCTCTCTCCAATGCATTTAACCTAATTCAAGAAAAACCAGTTCTTGGTCTGCCTAATACTTTTGTGTTTCGCGTCAGCAAACAAGCCACAGAAAATCCCATCAAAATTACTAACCAAATCCAAGGGCTAAAAGAAGTATTGGCTACTGAACCTAATATTCTTGTACGCCAAGAAACTCATTACAAACCCCGCGATCCTCTCTATCCCCAGCAATGGTATCTCAACCACAATGGTGGTAATCAGTTAGCAGTTGGTTCTCATATTTCTATAGAAAAGGCTTGGGATATTACTCGCGGTGTTCGTTCTGTGGTTTTGGCTGTGGTTGATGATTCTTTTGATTTGAACCATCCAGATTTCCAAGGCAGTGGTAAGATTGTCGCCTCTAGAGACTTAAAAGAAAATGACTTTTTACCTTTACCTGATGAACAGGAAACCAGCCACGGTACAGCTTGTGCAGGGATAGCTGTAGCGGAAGAAAATGGTAAAGGGATTGTGGGGGTAGCTCCTGGTTGTGCTTTAATGCCAATTCGCACCACCGGGTTTTTAGATGATGAATCAATTGAAGATATATTCAATTGGGCAATCGACAAAGGCGCTAGCGTGATTTCTTGCAGTTGGGGAGCATCTGCTGTTTATTTCCCTTTATCTTTGCGTCAAAAGGCTGTTATCACTCGCGCCGCTACCAAAGGGCGCAATGGTAAAGGCTGTGTAATTTTGTTTGCAGCAGGTAATGCTAACCGCCCAATTGACGGTACTATTTTTGAGCGCAATTGGCCTAAGAATCTGCTATCAGGGAATACAGATTGGTTAAGTGGTTTTGCGGTACATACAGATGTGATAGCTGTGGCTGCTTCCACAAGTTTGAGTAAGAAATCAGCCTATAGCAATTGGGGTAATAATATTGCAGTATGTGCGCCTA
The genomic region above belongs to Calothrix sp. NIES-2098 and contains:
- a CDS encoding N-acylglucosamine-6-phosphate 2-epimerase, with product MPNLIATFNKGLIVSCQAPVDSPLHQPLVIAAMAQAAENNGAMGVRIDTPNHISAVRASVKVPIIGLWKQVIAGFDVYITPQFHHAQAVAQAGADIIAIDATTRSRPGNENLAEIIAQIHQELNKPVMADIDTIEAAKAAADAGADIVGTTLFGYTASTKHLQPPGWELLSQMVEQLNIPVICEGGIASPQMARKALDLGADAVVVGTAITGIDIQVRAYKSALSSEEL
- a CDS encoding BolA family protein; the protein is MISPQQVEEMIKAELPDAVVQVQDLTGGGDHYQVTVVSSQFADKRLVQQHQLVYGALRQAMSTEAIHALAVKTYTPEAWQATAAS
- a CDS encoding glutaredoxin, which translates into the protein MTPELKEKIDNLVQQNKILVFMKGTKLMPQCGFSNNVVQILNTLGVPFETVDVLSDSEIRQGIKEYSNWPTIPQVFIDGEFIGGSDILIELYQKGELQQLVEVALAS
- a CDS encoding acetate kinase produces the protein MKILVLNAGSSSQKSCLYDINDDALPKQAPQPLWEGKVNWTQDRGVAEIQVKTATGEVLQESIYADSRQAHVTYMLYTLTRGATKVIGQLSEIDVVGHRVVHGGQNYRNSTVITEDVKKAIAQLATLAPAHNPAAVEGMEAIEKSLGSVKQVAVFDTGFHATIPDAAAVYPGPYEWVEQGIRRYGFHGISHQYCAQRAADILGKDLASLRLITCHLGNGCSLAAIKNGRSVDTTMGFTPLDGVMMGSRSGSVDPGILIYLLRQSNYSAERLDYVLNKASGLRGISGVSSDLPQVMEAIAEGNYRAQLAWDIYVHRLRSGIGSMLASLGGLDALVFTAGVGEKSPGIRQAVSEAFGFLGLKIDPEKNQNNPVDIDIATPESAVRVLAIHTQEDWAIAQQCWQILQK
- the ftsH_2 gene encoding cell division protein FtsH, which translates into the protein MNKRWRNAGLYALLFIVVIALGTAFFDKQPQSREPLRYSQFIQEVEKGRIDKVSLSADRSTALVTSRDGNKKVVTLVNDPDLINTLTAKGVDISVLPQTDEGFWFKALSSLFFPVLLLVGLFFLLRRAQSGPGSQAMNFGKSRARVQMEPQTQVTFGDVAGIDQAKLELNEVVDFLKNADRFTAVGAKIPKGVLLVGPPGTGKTLLARAVAGEAGVPFFSISGSEFVEMFVGVGASRVRDLFEQAKSNAPCIVFIDEIDAVGRQRGAGLGGGNDEREQTLNQLLTEMDGFEGNTGIIIIAATNRPDVLDAALLRPGRFDRQVVVDRPDYAGRSEILKVHARGKTLAKDVDLDKIARRTPGFTGADLSNLLNEAAILAARRNLTEISMDEINDAIDRVLAGPEKKDRVMSEKRKTLVAYHEAGHALVGALMPDYDPVQKISIIPRGRAGGLTWFTPSEDRMDTGLYSRAYLENQMAVALGGRLAEELIFGEEEVTTGASNDLQQVARVARQMVTRFGMSDKLGPVALGRQQGNMFLGRDIMSERDFSEETAAAIDEEVRKLVDVAYTRAKEVLVNNRHILDEIAQMLVDKETVDADELQEILANNDVKTAAFA
- a CDS encoding peptidase S8/S53 produces the protein MNDPVNSSNYTNTGIPTSNLGMVLQRGGEELILEKALDRFSVRLVNDISLQALSQVSWGTWQRSIPQARLEIFTVAPNQLETAMSQARADQNVAFASHIYKLKDNPGTFVYLSDRITIQFATDVDQARINALSNAFNLIQEKPVLGLPNTFVFRVSKQATENPIKITNQIQGLKEVLATEPNILVRQETHYKPRDPLYPQQWYLNHNGGNQLAVGSHISIEKAWDITRGVRSVVLAVVDDSFDLNHPDFQGSGKIVASRDLKENDFLPLPDEQETSHGTACAGIAVAEENGKGIVGVAPGCALMPIRTTGFLDDESIEDIFNWAIDKGASVISCSWGASAVYFPLSLRQKAVITRAATKGRNGKGCVILFAAGNANRPIDGTIFERNWPKNLLSGNTDWLSGFAVHTDVIAVAASTSLSKKSAYSNWGNNIAVCAPSNNAPPGMWFQDSGYMETQPAIATSLSGLGMLTTDQLGAAGYDPGDFTRNFGGTSGATPVVAGVAALMLSVNPDLTAQQVRRILQETADKILDTNPDPQLGLREGTYDSNGHSQWFGYGKVNAAKAVQTAQQMRTGASTATKQIKGRNDSPIGIPDNNQQGIKSAIAISEDSPIQDIQVTVNITHDFLGDLEIYLIAPNNQQVLLQNRTLGRRTNLQTTYTVRSHPALKQLLSSSAKGRWQLWLVDYALQDVGQLNSWELNFSI
- a CDS encoding aminotransferase class IV is translated as MRVYENSLDSRLTHWLLHCDRLQLSLKTFGWEQPDWQWVREGAEILLTRFPILRITLFPDGREWITGRSLPEDLTEKQTNGIVCAVASVELSRSLPSHKTGNYLSAWLAKTNSQKLNAQEAILVDGAGNWLETSTGNLWGWQDGCWWTPPLAVGILPGIMRSQLVQWLQSQQQQVKEEPWTVDLVKQFEAIAYSNSVVEIVPIHTVKQPAGSLEYNPHHPKYEIIRSFFSMTTSPIWYTLR
- a CDS encoding PBS lyase HEAT-like repeat protein — encoded protein: MSALTESLQRILKWLKLNYPKVSSFHYAGLTNEQIEELTKDLPFRLTKEVYELYQWSNGTLHGDGFFPFLVFYSLQESLDFYYCTVKYETDDNLLMSPRNSLIIFSWYKSFFYIVCDNQEKESSPIWLVHMGAEPVICYTSLTNLMLMIAECYETGAYYINQEGFLEEDRAKSASIFCKYNPGIKNGMMEKSYYDNKHK